One region of Triticum aestivum cultivar Chinese Spring chromosome 6B, IWGSC CS RefSeq v2.1, whole genome shotgun sequence genomic DNA includes:
- the LOC123133203 gene encoding uncharacterized protein produces the protein MAAVSKVLEDDDLLTEILLRTVFTTTLLNSALVCTRWLAHVSDRAFLHRFREIHPPRLLGFYINKGEHTPNFIPILPQPRELTAVIQRATSSFGTYQRVPSVPTYILGCWNGNVLIRQHDEIGTTFAVHKVVCPKRGMDILPPFPRPQSQYLFDGTTYSKILPKEEGDELSYLYVLMHQTRDGKHRVYIYILKHGIWRMNHSLIVQQPPRPWSVLKSVLSSNKIYVPAGWSNIIVLDLVASSFSIIELPEGMEYGERNTILSQADDAAGVYLIVVKKFQLRIWLHNGYTWLLMDTVYLREMFVDLSVSDGNASLLINQAGDNAEFVFLDMGRCTFLLDIKCRTMHKVYEKEDGDKFFCEIHPLMMIWPPVFHAPKDDPTRNAMLRLKIKDMDGH, from the coding sequence atggcggcggtatccaagGTGCTCGAGGACGACGACCTCCTCACTGAGATCCTCCTCCGCACCGTCTTCACCACCACCCTTCTCAACTCCGCCCTCGTATGCACACGCTGGCTCGCCCATGTCTCCGACCGCGCCTTCCTCCATCGATTTCGTGAGATCCACCCGCCCCGCCTTcttggcttctacatcaacaaagGTGAGCACACCCCAAACTTCATCCCAATACTGCCTCAGCCCCGTGAACTCACTGCTGTCATCCAACGCGCAACCTCTAGCTTTGGCACCTATCAGAGAGTACCGTCGGTACCAACCTACATCCTTGGTTGCTGGAATGGCAACGTCCTCATTAGGCAGCATGATGAAATTGGAACCACGTTTGCAGTGCACAAAGTGGTGTGTCCTAAGAGAGGCATGGACATCCTCCCACCATTTCCACGCCCCCAATCTCAGTACTTATTCGACGGCACTACTTACTCTAAAATCCTGCCCAAAGAAGAAGGGGATGAATTGTCTTACTTGTATGTGTTGATGCACCAAACAAGGGACGGAAAACACAGGGTATACATATATATCTTGAAACATGGCATATGGCGCATGAATCATAGCTTGATCGTACAGCAGCCCCCTCGTCCATGGTCAGTACTTAAATCTGTGTTGTCCAGCAATAAAATCTATGTGCCAGCTGGATGGAGCAACATTATTGTCTTGGATTTGGTGGCCTCAAGTTTCTCCATAATTGAGCTCCCAGAAGGGATGGAATATGGTGAGAGAAACACCATATTGTCACAGGCCGATGATGCTGCTGGTGTATATCTAATCGTTGTCAAGAAGTTTCAACTTCGCATCTGGCTCCACAACGGGTACACATGGTTGCTGATGGACACCGTTTATTTGCGTGAGATGTTTGTTGATTTGAGTGTGTCAGATGGCAATGCTTCTCTCCTTATAAACCAGGCAGGAGACAATGCTGAGTTTGTGTTCTTGGACATGGGTCGATGCACATTCCTCTTGGACATCAAGTGCAGAACAATGCATAAGGTGTATGAGAAGGAAGACGGTGATAAATTTTTCTGTGAAATCCATCCTCTTATGATGATATGGCCTCCTGTATTTCATGCACCCAAGGATGATCCTACAAG